The genomic interval AGTCGCGcttagattgtaccgaggcgggcgtcgagaTGTATGATTGCCTCTAAACATTCGCACCATTACTCCTGTCCAGCAGACCTtcagcgctacgatgccgaaaaccgcgggtcttcaatacaacggagagtatgcgagtacttccgatgaagttgaagatacatttaaaataaaaaaatacattaccCTTTTGAGCAATACTTGAATTATCATGAAATAATATCTGCTGATATTTACTGACAAATCCTTGTAAAAAATTCTTATCTCTTGGTTCATGATTGCTTTCTTTTGGTTATGTTGGTCTTGGACAGCCAAACATCGCACGCGTCGGACGTACTTCTTTGCCTTTCTCGCTTTCGTTTGCAGTTTGTGGAAAATGTGCCAGTGCTCGGGAATAACACTCTAGTGGTTGACTTCAGTGTTCTCCCCATTCGCCCTGATGTGGCAAATGTACAGCAATTTTTGGAGAATGAAATAAAGCTCCAGATTTCTGATGTAGAAGAGCATACAGTTGCATCACACGCGCAACTGTGTGCTCATCGAAATGAAGTCGAAAGAGATTGTCGCTCGGTACCAATTAGAGCATAATTGGAAACGAACAATGCTTTGTGGTAACACGAAATTTAGAATTCCCGGTTTACATCGATTGTGACGCAGTGACGGTTCGAATCCATGACCTCCCACCGTCGATGAGTCAAGTTTACCATCGCGGACTATATGTGAAGAATGGAGAGGTAATCTCCATTAGAAATGAGAAGTGGAGCACTATTTTCCCGTGTTTCAACGGAGTGCGAGTACTTAGGATGAACTTACTTCGCGAAATTCCATCGTTCATCACTATAGAAAATGAACCTACTATGGTCTCATATATCGGCCAGTCAAAATCATGCCAGCGATGGCGCCGAGCCTTCTCATCCTGGCAGAAAGTGTGCAACTTCAATTACTGCACCCGCTCATAAATCTCTGCAAACATCGACAGCATCAAAATCGTCCGACGAATTGTTTCAATCAGGATGATTTCCCTCCCATAAACAACAAGCGGCAAACATCACCATCACATGTTCGTGCAAATGACCCAGCAGAAGCGAAACAACAGAACGACGACGACAATGACGACGACTGGACTGATGATGACAATGGATCAAACTCATCAACCGAACACAATGAGGCTACAAAATAAGCGACGGCGATCGAGGCGGGTCACGAGAAGAGTGCAACAAAAAAGGCTTGCTCTGATCAGTGTTCCCCCAAACACGGATCATACGGAAATTGAAATGGGTTTATCGAATAATAAACTTGTAAAGGGTTTGAATTTTTCTATTAGTAATAGAAACTAAGATCAGCTCTGTGATGCTGAATACGGCGTTGTGATTGAAGGCTCAACGGCTTGAAGCAaacgaaataataaaaaaaaaaattatgttggTCTCTTGTTCATGTTCcggagaaatttttacttttctgagcggaacagcataggAACTTCGTTTAAATGTAAAAATTCACAGTAGAGTAGAAGAGAGGCAGATAGGAAATGCCAATGCATAAACTTAAGTAGTTCGTTAGCTATTTTTAATTCTGAGTGAGTGTTAATataaaacagttttgaatccaACTTCCAAGgctgcactaaaacttcaaaggcaataatctcgcgaaggaagcatcTAACAGCAGTACACTTTTTATTATCGCTTTGtgcagaaattttaaaataagatcTGGAATGTTTGCCTACCATAAATTGCCGTAATTCAACGCGCCTAAGACCATGATTCCGcgcattttggaatatttttaatatattgaaaataattgTTAATGATAATTTTAGGTGTAATTGTGATGTATATATAGGTAGGTAGGGTATCGTATGTAATTTTAACACGCTTACAATTTGGACAGGTTAATCGTTCTATGTTCATTTTCAAAGAAATGGTAAGGAAAATATGTATACGGTTCAATACAGTAGGCTATGAGAATTtccataacaattacaaattggctaAAGTTGTACAGCGAAATGATTCATGGCAAAATGTTATTCAGTCGGCCGGCGTGCCAAGTTAAAATTACTATTACTACTTACGGTTTCAATGCACTCGAGCAAAGATTTCAGATCCACGCACCGGAGCACCCTTCTCCGCAAGGTGCGAAGTATTTCTATCAGCACAAAGATTACAATCTTGATCGATCCTCCGCAGATTTTGTCCCATATACGAATAATGGCCAACTCCGGCAGAACACCGGCGAAGAAAGATCCGTACCACTTCTCCAACGGAAGCACGGGCAATATGTCGCACGATTTTAGATGAATGTACAACCCGTTGTCTTCCTTCTCCAGGATTGTACCGGTCAAATCGGACAACTTTCCCATTTCCTCTATAATTTCCTGGCTGTACTCGTGAAACCCTTTAGCCATCCAATAGATCTCGATATCGTTGTCGAAGCTCTGCAACAACACCTCGGTTATGTTGCTGAAATGGCACTCTTGCTGTAAAGTAAGAATACAGAAGGTTATACGGCAATTTTTCCGCGACAAAGATTCCTACATTCAGGTCATATCCcagacaaagttgtttagtttCCAGAAGCCACATTGCGTATAAAAACCCTGGGCTTTGGTGTTTTATCATCGACAATTCTCATCACCTGCAAGGCCCGTAGTAAATCATCGTACACCGCTTCCCGTTGGGTCATTACATATTTGCAGGAATCGGTATAGGCCGGAGTGACACCTTGAAAAGAAACGAACCGATTGTAGAAAGTTCCTTCCAATCATCCCAATCagaaatgataaaatttaaatacTCACCGAGCAGGAAGTTCCATAGCACACTCCGGTGGATGTTAGGTACAGTGAACCGGATACAGAACTGTTTCAGTTTGAGCACATTCAGCGGCTTGTCCTTGAGCagaatttccaaagattttcgcTCTTCCACGCTCCGGCAGCCGACTTTTTCATAATAAGTTGAACGGAAATTCCGTTCATCAGCCATTCTGTtgttgtttaccaccgtttttCGGTGCGGCTCTCACTCATCATCGGAcgacataaaaaataaaaacaaagcacTCGTGAGTTACCTGAGTTACAGACACATTGCCCATAAAATTATAACTGTCCGATAAGACCTTTTCATGAGAGATCCGTAATGTACTCAAATAGGGTCGTTGGTACACCCacttttagtcgcgaagcagtatttATCTGAACACTTCAATATATTGTTACAGTGTGCGGTAGGTCATTCATACCATTCTTTATAGTATAAGTCTGTAACTCATATTGTTCAACATATTAAACGTTAACCTTTACCGCTACAAgatatttgttgttttaaatgtATGATAAACCGTAATTTTCTATGCGGGCTATCAGAAAGCGAATTAGCACTCGTAACAAGCTGAATATTTTCTTGATTTGTGTATATTTAGTCGATATCGCTCAAAACGCGTATCTCTCTCGAAACGTTTTGAAAACAGGTGGACATAATTTTCGAACCTTCCCCAACTGAGTTCCACATAAAAAACTGATCATTCGGTCACTCAAAGACCGGCCTTTTTTCGTTAACCTGTTTGGGAAACGTCAAATCAAGAAACCGCAGATCGTCAACATAAACAAGCAGTTTGGAAGAGTTTTGGAAACGTGTTGCACAAACTAaagacaatttttttaatttcccctCATCTTAGTATAATCGGTTTCGCCTCGTTTTGCCAGGAATGTCCATCCAGCTAGGTAAGCTATGCTCGTGCATAGTGCAGCAGCACTTTGGCGACGTGGTTCGCATGGTGGCCGATGACCTTTTCGCCGCCGTCGCCAAAACCCTATCGATGGTCATCAAAAGCACCGGACTCTCGAAATCGGAGGTATGTTAATAGAGAtagatttgttttcatttccatCTTTAATATCAAATTCGTTCTCTTCTCAGGTCTGCAAAGCTCTAGcgattttgctgaaatttggTCTCGCACGACACCAACCGAATAAAGCCGGATCAGCAACCGAATACATTCTGGATTACGAAAAGGTCCTTATGGTATTGCGCTATCCTCGATTTGTGCACCTGATTCAAACTAAGTATGGCCCCGAGTGTGCAACCTTGACGGAGGAATTGCTGAGAGCCGGTTGCCAGACGGCTTCCTACGTAATCCTCAAGGGAACGGCCATCTCCGATGTGAAAGACAAGAACACTATTACGAAGTTCCGCGAGAAGTTCAGCGATCTGGTAGCTAAGAACTATTTCATCCGCGCACCAGACCCAAAACCGATTGACCCCTCCAACGAGCTGGAAATGTTGGATTACGAAAGTGCGAATCTCTTCCAAATGCCAGAGCTAGATCTTCGCAAGCTTCTGGATCTTCAGGAGGGCAAAACTACTAAAGCCCCAGACGAAGGCATCCACTGGCTGGTCAATCTGGAGAAGTTCCACTTGGATTTCCGTGATTCGATAATGATTAACGCAGCCGAACGGTTGATCGATTCCAGTGCAGGGGAGTGTCTCAAATTTCTTCTTCAGCTAATGTACTCCCGAACCAAACCGTGGGAAATGGTTTCCAATCCCATTCCGATGGTTGAACTGAAACAGCTCTGCGAGAAAAAGTCCAATAACTTGGAAATGATCAAGTTTCTCGATCAGTACGTCGCCGTTATTGAATCGGTTAATTTTGTCAGCAAATTCGGCGACACCGGAGGTGGCCAGTTCACGGTCAACATGAAGAAAATTCTCGAACAACTGACCTGGAGTTGCATCGAGAACGTTATCACGGAAAAGTACGGCTCCAAGGCCGCCCGCATCTTCCGGGTTATTCGCATGAAAAAATACATCGAGCAGGAAGACATTCAGAAGGAAGCGATGATCCCGGCCAAGGAAGCTAAACAGTTGACCTACAAGttgttggaagaaaatttccttcaaatccAGACATTCCGCAAAACGGGCGGCGGAAATGCCGGAGCCCCAAAGTCCTTCTTCCTGTTCTACGTCAACCAGGCGCAAATCGTGTCGATGCTGTTGGAGATTTGCTACAAGGCGTTGTACAATTCCATCACCCGGTCGACGCACGACAAGACGGTTAACAAACGGCTCATCGAGAAGAGTCAACGACTGGACAGCATTGTGGAAGCGATGAAGGACCGCGGTGAGTCGGAAGAGTACATCGCGGAGATACAGGAAACTTTGACGCCCCCGGAGAAGGAGATCCTGCAGAAGGTGAAGATTCGCGTGAAGAGTTTGTACAGCGCTGAGATTGGTATCGACGAGACGATTTTCTTGCTAAAGTTATACCAACAGTATCAGAGGAAGTAGATAAGCGCAATCGGAACGAGTGTAACGTAgttgaaattaatttcaatcCGAAGATCAACAGttgaaggtcatgggttcaatcccctGGCCCCGTCCCTTTCATCGTTTTTTGTTATTGTAtcctttcacttgcttctatcttctactCAATCTATTAGAGTTGATCTTCGTTCATAGgatttgctagaaccagagtCGGACAAGAAACCACATTGGTGTCggaaagaaaaatattcgagagatttctcttggattttttttttcgaagatttccGCAGGGATGTTACAGAATTTCCTCCTCTCTACAGTGATCCATATAgagattttccagggattccactaggaattttgccagagattcctccaggaagaacatttcgtccccttaatgctcaataactcaaaatttcgatttttagaGTTCAATTTCTCGAAACATAAATCTCAATTAAATCTGCCAGATACTCACATATCacaagcgtgtgattcaaagtaAACAACTCAaggattgtttttcaattatattCTCTGTGATTATCCATCACCTTATGAAACGGTCAAACTTTCAATGTTGAACATTCGAAATTTGGATTTTCgtgttatctagttgtagcatcaaggggatgATCtaataatttccattttttttcagacCGGCTCAGATAGGGCTGCAGGagtatctttagaaattcctcaaggaattataCCAGAAGCTCCTTCACGGATTtcaccaaggattattccaaagattttctccagaaatatatctacagggattcctttagagattacaCAAGAAGTTTCTTaaggagttcctgaaggaatgcctccagtgattccttcattgatttaatatttatattgagattcctccagaagttttttcaagaattcctccagtagCTTGTACAGggatttttcaagcgatttctcatGATGTTTcctcagagatttttccaggaattcttccggagactGCTCCAcagattcttgaagaaaaatctttctgggtttcttcaggaattcctacaaggattaCACCAGAACCAATTCTCTCCTAGGATTACAATAGACATTACTCCAGAAATCCCTCcacgaattcctccaaggatattTGCAGGGCTTTCTCCAGGTagtattcttgaaattcctacaggaataattcgggagattttttttgagaattaagGAAACAATTCTAGTAGGATCTACGTACTGTTTGATGGAATACCCATAAATAAATGGGATAATACCAAATTCGGgttcttatttatttaattgtacGAGGAATTACTGAATGATTTGGCAAAAGAATCCATGAGGGAGTTTCTattaaaatctctgaaaaaaatgttgattttcttgTATAAATCTTTACAGGGGTCGTCCATAGAACACGTTGACATTCAATGATTACGGCCCATacacatttgaaaattattgtatgtaaaagaaaaaaaaacacgagagGAGGGAGTGGGTCTGAAAACACGCTAAAATGACCATTTTGCAcatgtagatgaaaaaccgaatttagtactatgactataccatttaattccactagagtttgtatcctttgattgATACGCTTATTTCGACCTTAACTGTatggccgtcttcagtgtcgtgtactggaCTCGacttagtacacgacactgaagacggccttacagttgaggtcgaaataagcGTAtcagtcaaaggatacaaactctagtggaattaaatggtatagtcaTAGTTTAGtacggtttttcatctacttataggtattccacatCTCAAAAATTTATTATCTTCCACAGGGTTTaaggtattttttcaaattgtccCTCGATAACTCCCGAAATAttaccagagatttcttcagaaatgcttttattaaatctttcaggggttttatcaataatttgtTCAGGATTTTTGGAAAAGTGATTCTCCTGGATCCAGTTTATATTTAGGGACTCcttgtgtatttttttattagaacTTCCTCCAAGTATTCTATCAGTAATTATACCAGAAATTCTACCAGTATTACTCTTGAAATTTTTAGAGGATATTTCCATGTTTTTCGATTTATTGCAACCacgtaaaaatattttaaaaatgcgCCAGACAATTGACTGGGTCTTCGTCTGAATTTTGTTTAAACAAATGGAGGGTTGCTAAACATGttaccaggaattctttcagggccGCTCTACATGTTACAAGACGAAAAAACTTTCCAACTGAATGCGTTAATAAATTATACCTATCTATATCAAAAGAGAATTAATTTATCACATAAAAATCGAGAGATaaaggaagttttttttttaaattacgatGAAAATCAACTTAAAAGTTTATCGTAGCATATTTCGATTATTTCAAATTGGTTAGAGTGAGATAGTGATAttttagtaagaaaaatatgattcAAAGCAACtcagcagatgatgctccttcctttcgtgctcttctcttttttATCGACCTATCTAGGAAATAGGTATGtgctaataatgtgttgggTTTAGAATCGCTAGAAAATCGCGgaaaatgctaatgcgtgagaaaatgGTCGAACAATAAttgttggaagggttgacattccctaaatattcaatacttaactattgataatcattagttttatttattatgaaggtaaatttctgatccgtgggtgccaaaattattacaatggGTCGATGTGAATTGGTTCCATACACGTtcgaaatatgtcgcaattttgttacatgagATAATTTtagtaatcgaagtgttctcttAAAAAATCGGAAATTAAAGacgatgttgaaaatgccactctatttaaAAATCGTCGTGAATTGTTGAGCACTCTCACCCTGATGGCACTGCAGCATCGTCCGCGGATAcaatctcaaattgtcgtgtcatcaattattcatgataaATGAGATATTGTATGGAGATGAGAGATTTATTCAGGAATATTAAATGtaataaataaagtcggaaatattactcttctaactcttttccacacatttgatggccctgaaaagatcCGATGGCTTTGTTAACTTCGATGTtatcacagataaatagcactgcgggatgttatcagttgattgccatggtcaaacggggaatcctcagcGCAAATGTATAAATATGAGCTAGTTatctgcttatacgacgaaccagcagaatgttaatgaaattccctgatatttccaggtttttccaggtttcacaaaataattccaggtttaaaaaatactctaattttatatGGCTAAGACAAAataatgacaaattttaaagtGTGTTTCTTTTTGATTATAATTTATACATATCTGGACATTTTTTAACGCATACGCAAAGtttaagttttattcaaaagaaaattataaGCCAATGATAGAgtcttttattttgtttgtaagAGCTCTGTTGCTGCAAAAGCTATCTGCTACATATTTGATAAGGTATATTTCCAACTAAACTAATACAAATTATCTGTAAAACTTATGGATTGTCGAATCCCTTTTTTTTGGATAATAGAAATACGGATTATCAATCCTCCGGTTAGTCTTATCCAACCTGTATCACATTAAAATGTAGTAATTAAGATAAATGATGGATTGTCACATTTAATTAGAATATGTTCAAGAGTTTTAAATTAACcttctctttcccatggtaacCCCAGagctaccgtcgatgggggtgacaatgggtctagggggtgagattgggtcaaaacgaaatatttttttttttttgggtttgtgaaatatttcagctaataacgctgatattactaaaattaataattcatatgttagggaacatattattacacataattcataataaTATAcctttttagaaatagtagtttttgtgtactacatcaataaacttgcatgttgaaactagataaaatttacaacattaaatttctcctgtacaaagtatcacgcatgtactctagcctctatcgttgtattagtagaatgttgaaggtcttttcattacacatcacaggtattttccggaatctgtttgattttcccacaaaaaaatcattttttcggtacgatgtccaaaacattgaaaacgggggtgagattgggtcaagcaagaacgatagtaaatgaaattccaagtccacttttttgacattttacggtgccgggtgttctcttctttcattaagatgtgtttattctttctaaatacagcatctctgaaacatcaaacaagtcgagttgagtattccgtgcattgaataacaatacaacgcattttgacaacttctcaaaccagcaactgtgtttcgtgcgcagcaacatcgtaaatttttatcaaaagggtgttttttttaatttgattatttatcagtgttttcatattatagaaatatctcacggaagtacaaatgagttggatcgctgaaatactgggattatgacgtcaacttctgcctgaaatttattgatcgtgaaatgtcgcaccgaaatttaactatttgcgaaggtttaaaataatcactgtttcagtacacctttggggaaactgaatgggctttatagcaatggggatgagactttgaagacaatttgagggaaaaaccaagaaaatttatgtaaacttgacgattaATGTTgggtttccatattttttctcatagctcttcaattttcagtataatctttcttttaagtggatttatcatacttgtgaaacatcttagatatctttttgtcttgtttgcatcgttttttgtcaagaTTTtgcagttgtgaatggttttgaaatcatattctcaaaaacaagttattcaattacagtgacccaaccCCCTCTAttgggtgagattgggtcatttttcattcacttgtggtgccgctgtgaataaatatttgtctttaattttttgaacagttgttaatgtaccatcataGTACATtcacaccaaatttgaattttattggagttaaattgcgatagttattcaaaacataaatcgcacacatccctttttgacccattgtcacccccaacgacagtacattgattttcgacgaacaTAAGACAAACTGAATCAGATAAATACAATACAATagttacataaatatgattctTTACATATCAATATCATATTAATTCAACACTCAAGTAACtgtttcaatagtaaaactattgataaacaatcattttcatCTATTGACGAAAACAACTTTTGGactggttttgaataatttagctGATTTGCAACcatattttaagtattttttttttaataaaaacgcttttttcgtGAATAAATAATCGTTTAAAGTCGTGAGAAGAGAGAGTAATCATAATTATAATGAAgttttaaaactaaaattgtttaaatttcaGATTACTTTtccaaaatcgttttttttcgaaagaaattttaaaaattgtgcatGATGCAGttctggtagcgactgagtgtcttgaaaataggaaattTTAAAAACTCTTTACTGAAAAAGAGACTGAACTGGAACCGAAAATATACCAAACGGTAATAAAAACAAGACGAGACTTTACAGGACATACGACCATACGACCATACGACTTTACGTTTCTCAGAGAATATTTCCAAAACTTGTTTTGGAAATATCTCGTGACATTAAATACCttatttgagagattttcatttttcttcaaaggtacatttagtgattatttcccatgaaatctctccaagaattgtcctaaggaatttcaaaaaaaaaaaaaaaatggatttggatatctcaaaataaaacctggattttttcaaaaattaacacAAACAATACCTGGGGGATTCCAACAGGTATTCTATCGtatattatttttgatgtttttccaagaaagcCCTTAGTCCTCCAGAATTTTATCCGATGATTATCGGTTTTTCAACAACATTCCTCAAAACTCCAGTTCAAAATATGTTGGaatattcaaccagaaactGCTCCAGATGTCTTCAAGGATATCTtaggattttctacaaaattgtgcttcaaaatttctttaagaCTAGAAATTTATCTAAGTATATCTTCAtcaattactccagaaattgctcctaagatttccttgggaagtcatccaaaaattctaagatatttctcaaggaagCAAATCTTAAGGTAACTTCTGTTAAAACTTGTATAAGTTCTCGAGTCCCCCTTGATGAATaaggatttctagagaaactcacTCTTGGGaaaattttacaagattttttagataatagcttaaataattgaaaaaagaaatcaagtgaatctctggataatatCCCGCAAGATTTTGTAAGAGAACTCCAGGAAAAATGTGTAGGAATAATCGgagaatttgttaaaaaaaactgctgttgtgttaactggtgtggaaccataaatgaattttagaatattccatggaaatttttttgaataactca from Aedes aegypti strain LVP_AGWG unplaced genomic scaffold, AaegL5.0 Primary Assembly AGWG_AaegL5_hic_scaff_1835_PBJ_arrow, whole genome shotgun sequence carries:
- the LOC5569232 gene encoding LOW QUALITY PROTEIN: TBC1 domain family member 7 (The sequence of the model RefSeq protein was modified relative to this genomic sequence to represent the inferred CDS: deleted 1 base in 1 codon), producing the protein MADERNFRSTYYEKVGCRSVEERKSLEILLKDKPLNVLKLKQFCIRFTVPNIHRSVLWNFLLGVTPAYTDSCKYVMTQREAVYDDLLRALQVMRIVDDKTPKPRVLYAMWLLETKQLCLGYDLNQECHFSNITEVLLQSFDNDIEIYWMAKGFHEYSQEIIEEMGKLSDLTGTILEKEDNGLYIHLKSCDILPVLPLEKWYGSFFAGVLPELAIIRIWDKICGGSIKIVIFVLIEILRTLRRRVLRCVDLKSLLECIETVSSNSNFNLARRPTE
- the LOC5569233 gene encoding DNA-directed RNA polymerase III subunit RPC3, with translation MSIQLGKLCSCIVQQHFGDVVRMVADDLFAAVAKTLSMVIKSTGLSKSEVCKALAILLKFGLARHQPNKAGSATEYILDYEKVLMVLRYPRFVHLIQTKYGPECATLTEELLRAGCQTASYVILKGTAISDVKDKNTITKFREKFSDLVAKNYFIRAPDPKPIDPSNELEMLDYESANLFQMPELDLRKLLDLQEGKTTKAPDEGIHWLVNLEKFHLDFRDSIMINAAERLIDSSAGECLKFLLQLMYSRTKPWEMVSNPIPMVELKQLCEKKSNNLEMIKFLDQYVAVIESVNFVSKFGDTGGGQFTVNMKKILEQLTWSCIENVITEKYGSKAARIFRVIRMKKYIEQEDIQKEAMIPAKEAKQLTYKLLEENFLQIQTFRKTGGGNAGAPKSFFLFYVNQAQIVSMLLEICYKALYNSITRSTHDKTVNKRLIEKSQRLDSIVEAMKDRGESEEYIAEIQETLTPPEKEILQKVKIRVKSLYSAEIGIDETIFLLKLYQQYQRK